One segment of Panicum virgatum strain AP13 chromosome 1K, P.virgatum_v5, whole genome shotgun sequence DNA contains the following:
- the LOC120695921 gene encoding glucan endo-1,3-beta-glucosidase 7-like isoform X1, which translates to MTAHRPQRKQDLMAAPAPLLVVLLGLTLLPLLFFPGAEAGEVGVCWGTVADNLPSPAAVVQLLKRQSITMVRIYDTDRGVIRALANTGIKLMVSLPNEQLASAASSPPFARQWVQDNVAAFYPTTRINGVAVGNEVFDMAKGLTQQLVPAMRNVQAALAGLGLDGAIKVSTPVAFTALKKSWPPSEGAFQDDIAQSVMRPMVAFLRQTGSPFMINVYPFRAYLDDPQHISVAYWTFQPNDGVVDPDTGRRYYNLYDAQMDAVRYAIRSVSPGSVRASVTTQDAGGNDDDILLTSSEIGCSDWKIPKKHCKNFANGLIAHTLGASSARAKHTSGLLDSVGAGAGATSAYIFALFNEDKKSDDSERNFGLFYPDMQPVYDVDFVHGSGPVTPAPAPASSWCVANAGVGDARLQAALDYACGHGADCGAIQPGARCFSPDTKVAHATYAMNDYYQRHGRASQACDFNGAGSIVYQQPSICDPSQAASWCVARAEVGDARLQAALDWACGHGADCSAIQRGGRCFDPDTKVSHASYAFNDYYQRNGRASQACNFNGAGSIVYQAPKIGNCQL; encoded by the exons ATGACAG CCCATCGCCCTCAGCGGAAGCAGGACTTGATGGCTGCGCCCGCTCCTctgctcgtcgtcctcctcggccTGACATTATTGCCACTGCTCTTCTTCCCCGGTGCAG AAGCGGGCGAGGTGGGCGTGTGCTGGGGGACTGTGGCGGACAACCTGCCGAGCCCAGCGGCGGTGGTGCAGCTGCTGAAGCGGCAAAGCATCACGATGGTGAGGATCTACGACACCGACCGTGGGGTGATCAGAGCTCTGGCCAACACCGGCATCAAGCTCATGGTGTCGCTGCCCAACGAGCAGCTGGCCTCCGCGGCCTCCAGCCCGCCGTTCGCGCGCCAGTGGGTGCAGGACAACGTGGCGGCGTTCTACCCCACCACGCGGATCAACGGCGTCGCCGTGGGGAACGAGGTGTTCGACATGGCCAAGGGCCTGACCCAGCAGCTCGTCCCGGCCATGAGGAACGTGCAGGCGGCGCTGGCTGGCCTGGGCCTCGACGGCGCCATCAAGGTGTCCACGCCGGTGGCGTTCACCGCGCTCAAGAAGTCGTGGCCGCCGTCGGAGGGCGCGTTCCAGGACGACATCGCGCAGTCCGTGATGAGGCCCATGGTCGCCTTCTTGAGGCAGACGGGCTCGCCCTTCATGATCAACGTCTACCCATTCAGGGCCTACTTGGACGACCCACAGCACATCAGCGTCGCGTACTGGACGTTCCAGCCCAACGACGGCGTGGTCGACCCCGACACCGGCCGCAGGTACTACAACCTCTACGACGCCCAGATGGATGCCGTCCGCTACGCGATACGGAGCGTGTCGCCTGGTAGCGTCAGGGCCTCGGTGACGACCCAAGACGCAGGTGGGAACGACGACGACATACTGCTGACCAGTTCAGAAATCGGGTGCTCCGATTGGAAGATCCCAAAGAAACATTGCAAAAACTTCGCCAACGGGCTCATCGCGCACACGCTAGGCGCCAGCTCCGCTCGTGCCAAGCACACCAGCGGCCTCCTCGAcagcgtcggcgccggcgccggcgccacctccGCGTACATATTTGCTCTCTTcaacgaggacaagaagagcgACGACTCGGAGCGCAACTTCGGGCTGTTCTACCCCGACATGCAGCCGGTGTACGACGTCGACTTCGTCCACGGCAGCGGCCCCGtgaccccggcgccggcgccggcgagcagctGGTGCGTGGCGAACGCGGGGGTCGgggacgcgcggctgcaggcgGCGCTGGACTACGCGTGCGGCCACGGCGCGGACTGCGGCGCCATCCAGCCCGGCGCGCGGTGCTTCAGCCCGGACACCAAGGTCGCGCACGCCACCTACGCCATGAACGACTACTACCAGCGCCATGGGCGAGCAAGCCAGGCTTGCGACTTCAACGGCGCCGGCTCCATTGTCTACCAGCAGCCAA GCATATGCGACCCGAGCCAGGCGGCGAGCTGGTGCGTGGCGAGAGCGGAGGTcggcgacgcgcggctgcaggcgGCGCTGGACTGGGCGTGCGGACACGGCGCGGACTGCAGCGCCATccagcgcggcggccggtgctTCGATCCGGATACCAAGGTGTCGCACGCGTCCTACGCGTTCAACGACTACTACCAGCGCAATGGGCGAGCAAGCCAAGCGTGCAACTTCAACGGCGCCGGCTCCATCGTGTACCAGGCACCAA AGATAGGCAACTGCCAGCTTTAA
- the LOC120695921 gene encoding glucan endo-1,3-beta-glucosidase 7-like isoform X2, translating to MAAPAPLLVVLLGLTLLPLLFFPGAEAGEVGVCWGTVADNLPSPAAVVQLLKRQSITMVRIYDTDRGVIRALANTGIKLMVSLPNEQLASAASSPPFARQWVQDNVAAFYPTTRINGVAVGNEVFDMAKGLTQQLVPAMRNVQAALAGLGLDGAIKVSTPVAFTALKKSWPPSEGAFQDDIAQSVMRPMVAFLRQTGSPFMINVYPFRAYLDDPQHISVAYWTFQPNDGVVDPDTGRRYYNLYDAQMDAVRYAIRSVSPGSVRASVTTQDAGGNDDDILLTSSEIGCSDWKIPKKHCKNFANGLIAHTLGASSARAKHTSGLLDSVGAGAGATSAYIFALFNEDKKSDDSERNFGLFYPDMQPVYDVDFVHGSGPVTPAPAPASSWCVANAGVGDARLQAALDYACGHGADCGAIQPGARCFSPDTKVAHATYAMNDYYQRHGRASQACDFNGAGSIVYQQPSICDPSQAASWCVARAEVGDARLQAALDWACGHGADCSAIQRGGRCFDPDTKVSHASYAFNDYYQRNGRASQACNFNGAGSIVYQAPKIGNCQL from the exons ATGGCTGCGCCCGCTCCTctgctcgtcgtcctcctcggccTGACATTATTGCCACTGCTCTTCTTCCCCGGTGCAG AAGCGGGCGAGGTGGGCGTGTGCTGGGGGACTGTGGCGGACAACCTGCCGAGCCCAGCGGCGGTGGTGCAGCTGCTGAAGCGGCAAAGCATCACGATGGTGAGGATCTACGACACCGACCGTGGGGTGATCAGAGCTCTGGCCAACACCGGCATCAAGCTCATGGTGTCGCTGCCCAACGAGCAGCTGGCCTCCGCGGCCTCCAGCCCGCCGTTCGCGCGCCAGTGGGTGCAGGACAACGTGGCGGCGTTCTACCCCACCACGCGGATCAACGGCGTCGCCGTGGGGAACGAGGTGTTCGACATGGCCAAGGGCCTGACCCAGCAGCTCGTCCCGGCCATGAGGAACGTGCAGGCGGCGCTGGCTGGCCTGGGCCTCGACGGCGCCATCAAGGTGTCCACGCCGGTGGCGTTCACCGCGCTCAAGAAGTCGTGGCCGCCGTCGGAGGGCGCGTTCCAGGACGACATCGCGCAGTCCGTGATGAGGCCCATGGTCGCCTTCTTGAGGCAGACGGGCTCGCCCTTCATGATCAACGTCTACCCATTCAGGGCCTACTTGGACGACCCACAGCACATCAGCGTCGCGTACTGGACGTTCCAGCCCAACGACGGCGTGGTCGACCCCGACACCGGCCGCAGGTACTACAACCTCTACGACGCCCAGATGGATGCCGTCCGCTACGCGATACGGAGCGTGTCGCCTGGTAGCGTCAGGGCCTCGGTGACGACCCAAGACGCAGGTGGGAACGACGACGACATACTGCTGACCAGTTCAGAAATCGGGTGCTCCGATTGGAAGATCCCAAAGAAACATTGCAAAAACTTCGCCAACGGGCTCATCGCGCACACGCTAGGCGCCAGCTCCGCTCGTGCCAAGCACACCAGCGGCCTCCTCGAcagcgtcggcgccggcgccggcgccacctccGCGTACATATTTGCTCTCTTcaacgaggacaagaagagcgACGACTCGGAGCGCAACTTCGGGCTGTTCTACCCCGACATGCAGCCGGTGTACGACGTCGACTTCGTCCACGGCAGCGGCCCCGtgaccccggcgccggcgccggcgagcagctGGTGCGTGGCGAACGCGGGGGTCGgggacgcgcggctgcaggcgGCGCTGGACTACGCGTGCGGCCACGGCGCGGACTGCGGCGCCATCCAGCCCGGCGCGCGGTGCTTCAGCCCGGACACCAAGGTCGCGCACGCCACCTACGCCATGAACGACTACTACCAGCGCCATGGGCGAGCAAGCCAGGCTTGCGACTTCAACGGCGCCGGCTCCATTGTCTACCAGCAGCCAA GCATATGCGACCCGAGCCAGGCGGCGAGCTGGTGCGTGGCGAGAGCGGAGGTcggcgacgcgcggctgcaggcgGCGCTGGACTGGGCGTGCGGACACGGCGCGGACTGCAGCGCCATccagcgcggcggccggtgctTCGATCCGGATACCAAGGTGTCGCACGCGTCCTACGCGTTCAACGACTACTACCAGCGCAATGGGCGAGCAAGCCAAGCGTGCAACTTCAACGGCGCCGGCTCCATCGTGTACCAGGCACCAA AGATAGGCAACTGCCAGCTTTAA
- the LOC120695921 gene encoding glucan endo-1,3-beta-glucosidase 7-like isoform X3 → MVRIYDTDRGVIRALANTGIKLMVSLPNEQLASAASSPPFARQWVQDNVAAFYPTTRINGVAVGNEVFDMAKGLTQQLVPAMRNVQAALAGLGLDGAIKVSTPVAFTALKKSWPPSEGAFQDDIAQSVMRPMVAFLRQTGSPFMINVYPFRAYLDDPQHISVAYWTFQPNDGVVDPDTGRRYYNLYDAQMDAVRYAIRSVSPGSVRASVTTQDAGGNDDDILLTSSEIGCSDWKIPKKHCKNFANGLIAHTLGASSARAKHTSGLLDSVGAGAGATSAYIFALFNEDKKSDDSERNFGLFYPDMQPVYDVDFVHGSGPVTPAPAPASSWCVANAGVGDARLQAALDYACGHGADCGAIQPGARCFSPDTKVAHATYAMNDYYQRHGRASQACDFNGAGSIVYQQPSICDPSQAASWCVARAEVGDARLQAALDWACGHGADCSAIQRGGRCFDPDTKVSHASYAFNDYYQRNGRASQACNFNGAGSIVYQAPKIGNCQL, encoded by the exons ATGGTGAGGATCTACGACACCGACCGTGGGGTGATCAGAGCTCTGGCCAACACCGGCATCAAGCTCATGGTGTCGCTGCCCAACGAGCAGCTGGCCTCCGCGGCCTCCAGCCCGCCGTTCGCGCGCCAGTGGGTGCAGGACAACGTGGCGGCGTTCTACCCCACCACGCGGATCAACGGCGTCGCCGTGGGGAACGAGGTGTTCGACATGGCCAAGGGCCTGACCCAGCAGCTCGTCCCGGCCATGAGGAACGTGCAGGCGGCGCTGGCTGGCCTGGGCCTCGACGGCGCCATCAAGGTGTCCACGCCGGTGGCGTTCACCGCGCTCAAGAAGTCGTGGCCGCCGTCGGAGGGCGCGTTCCAGGACGACATCGCGCAGTCCGTGATGAGGCCCATGGTCGCCTTCTTGAGGCAGACGGGCTCGCCCTTCATGATCAACGTCTACCCATTCAGGGCCTACTTGGACGACCCACAGCACATCAGCGTCGCGTACTGGACGTTCCAGCCCAACGACGGCGTGGTCGACCCCGACACCGGCCGCAGGTACTACAACCTCTACGACGCCCAGATGGATGCCGTCCGCTACGCGATACGGAGCGTGTCGCCTGGTAGCGTCAGGGCCTCGGTGACGACCCAAGACGCAGGTGGGAACGACGACGACATACTGCTGACCAGTTCAGAAATCGGGTGCTCCGATTGGAAGATCCCAAAGAAACATTGCAAAAACTTCGCCAACGGGCTCATCGCGCACACGCTAGGCGCCAGCTCCGCTCGTGCCAAGCACACCAGCGGCCTCCTCGAcagcgtcggcgccggcgccggcgccacctccGCGTACATATTTGCTCTCTTcaacgaggacaagaagagcgACGACTCGGAGCGCAACTTCGGGCTGTTCTACCCCGACATGCAGCCGGTGTACGACGTCGACTTCGTCCACGGCAGCGGCCCCGtgaccccggcgccggcgccggcgagcagctGGTGCGTGGCGAACGCGGGGGTCGgggacgcgcggctgcaggcgGCGCTGGACTACGCGTGCGGCCACGGCGCGGACTGCGGCGCCATCCAGCCCGGCGCGCGGTGCTTCAGCCCGGACACCAAGGTCGCGCACGCCACCTACGCCATGAACGACTACTACCAGCGCCATGGGCGAGCAAGCCAGGCTTGCGACTTCAACGGCGCCGGCTCCATTGTCTACCAGCAGCCAA GCATATGCGACCCGAGCCAGGCGGCGAGCTGGTGCGTGGCGAGAGCGGAGGTcggcgacgcgcggctgcaggcgGCGCTGGACTGGGCGTGCGGACACGGCGCGGACTGCAGCGCCATccagcgcggcggccggtgctTCGATCCGGATACCAAGGTGTCGCACGCGTCCTACGCGTTCAACGACTACTACCAGCGCAATGGGCGAGCAAGCCAAGCGTGCAACTTCAACGGCGCCGGCTCCATCGTGTACCAGGCACCAA AGATAGGCAACTGCCAGCTTTAA